In Helicobacter mastomyrinus, the sequence TAAGCCTTTTTGCACATCTTTTGGCACACCTCGCCCATCAATAAGAGCCACCGCCTGTATAGCACACCATTCTATTGCGCCCTCTCTACACGCTTCTATACTATTTTCATAGCCTAATTGATAATATTGTTGTGATTGTTTAAGTTCGTTTTGAGCATTTTTACTATTTTGAGATTTAATTTCATAATAGTTGCCTAGATATAAACACGCTCCGGGGTGCTTCTTATCACAAGCATTTTTAAGGAACTTACTTGCCTCATCGCCATTTTTTACCCACATTACCACGCCTTGATAAAATTCAGCATCAGCACTACGTATTTGCTCGAGCAATGGACTTTCTTGCATTTCTTTTTCCTCTGTCCAAACATTTGTCGCCACCATAAGCATTAAAAGGCAGCATTGAAAAATACTTTTCATTAACTTGTCCTTTTGTTGAGATGGATAAGTTGGGGGAAATCCTGCGATACCATTTGATGATGTGAAAAAAACTGCTCAATCTCAGCCCTTATCACATCTACATCATTCAGGCTATTGACAAGATGGCGAAACTCACTTGCGCCCTCGTGTCCCTTAGCATACGCGTGAAGATTCTTACGAAACATAATCGCCCCACGTTCCCCATAGAATTGTATCATTTTTTCAAAATGCTCCAAAACAAGCTCTTTTTTGACAATGGGGGGAATCTCCTGCGTGCTATGCTTAATCTGCCAAAATATCCAAGGCGTAGTAAGCGCGGCTCTACCTATCATCACACCATTTGCGCCTGTGTGGGCAAGCACCTCTTGTGCTTTTTGTGCGCTATCAATCTCACCATTAGCTATCACAGGCATAGGCACATTTTGCTTAATATGCGCGATAGCATCATAATCAATCCGCTCTTTTTTATACCCATCTGCTCGTGTGCGTCCGTGTATCACTACAAAATCAGCGGATATATCTTT encodes:
- a CDS encoding tetratricopeptide repeat protein, which translates into the protein MKSIFQCCLLMLMVATNVWTEEKEMQESPLLEQIRSADAEFYQGVVMWVKNGDEASKFLKNACDKKHPGACLYLGNYYEIKSQNSKNAQNELKQSQQYYQLGYENSIEACREGAIEWCAIQAVALIDGRGVPKDVQKGLEYLDIMCERDMENACFMLGSYYFYGINTKKDLSKAQIFNHKALELDSKACDEQRLYACVMSAEIYQQGLSVQMDLSKAKDFYHRACKLENQFACDYVNKLK
- a CDS encoding tRNA dihydrouridine synthase, with translation MEFKNLLMLAPLAGYTDLPFRSVIKGFGVDITVSEMISSHALVYSNARTLKMIEKSAEEQPYSVQISGSKIEVVKKAVEILNTQSGIDIIDLNCGCPAPKVANHGNGSGLLKNLNLLVKIANLIKESTKTPYTSLKLRLGFDKKIPNEIAQALKDISADFVVIHGRTRADGYKKERIDYDAIAHIKQNVPMPVIANGEIDSAQKAQEVLAHTGANGVMIGRAALTTPWIFWQIKHSTQEIPPIVKKELVLEHFEKMIQFYGERGAIMFRKNLHAYAKGHEGASEFRHLVNSLNDVDVIRAEIEQFFSHHQMVSQDFPQLIHLNKRTS